One window of the Rhipicephalus microplus isolate Deutch F79 chromosome 2, USDA_Rmic, whole genome shotgun sequence genome contains the following:
- the LOC119170018 gene encoding uncharacterized protein LOC119170018, with protein sequence MSSIQTCRDTSDAVELCAPLGLYLKAIARLNVSIQLPQMKTPGRSISSWEVMEKLRQTIKPDEFTTLKISKTTLDFIRFEGEVENRGALKAVVARLDSSTVKLSGFPENLRVRAAEAKVPFPTRHDWDSYFRDAKGMDEMKPGERPDTIYVQGLPCKWFADKRRDADRPSEQLVCQAFGGPGLVRRLDIPLLDPYQKDAETSVGRISTFSFSQELTFDVYVQYMEYMGFVKAMDSLRGMKLMLKTPEGRAFTANIKVDFDRSRHLSEESIQRRQQERLKIEALEREREERVLRERLEEEQMREAERRRQREEEEQRERRREEKQRRREERKRREEEEEARKRKEEEDAKRKKEEASRKKKEEEEAMKKKEDESKKRRDEEESMKRYQEELRNKWEEEEARRKREEEMRRKKEEIRKEEESLRRKKVEAELKRHKSSDRKRSGERKKSKRKRRNKEENSSSDVDERKRRSSEQKLTEHKRLAERQRMMEEQQWFIEKQHLVEQQRIAEQQRLTEQMWHAEQQRLIDQERLDEQKRLAEEQRIMEQETLAKLERIAEQGSVAGQHRIAEQPLISEQLQVVKSDSIAEDLCIFDVEQVADEERIAEQHRLELESQERQQECAAEATRKLQATHLLQELFDLVRAQKQKEEEEKKNAEAEEEESKLREHLLRQEQLLREKLLRNLEAKKRQKALEAKVQSGKNSTVLIRASQS encoded by the exons atgtcctcgatacaGACGTGTCGTGACACATCGGACGCGGTGGAACTGTGCGCTCCTTTGGGACTCTACTTGAAAGCGATCGCCCGCTTGAACGTCAGCATACAGCTGCCTCAAATGAAGACGCCCGGGAGGAGCATATCGAGCTGGGAAGTGATGGAGAAACTGCGGCAGACCATCAAGCCGGACGAGTTCACAACTCTGAAGATTAGCAAGACGACTCTAGATTTCATCCGTTTCGAAGGCGAAGTGGAGAACCGCGGCGCGCTCAAAGCCGTTGTCGCTCGGCTCGACAGCAGTACGGTCAAACTGAGCGGTTTCCCCGAGAACTTGCGCGTTCGTGCTGCGGAAGCCAAGGTTCCGTTCCCAACGCGGCACGATTGGGACTCTTACTTCCGCGATGCCAAAGGTATGGACGAGATGAAGCCAGGTGAACGGCCGGACACCATTTACGTGCAG GGCCTACCGTGCAAGTGGTTTGCCGACAAACGACGTGATGCTGATCGGCCCAGTGAGCAACTGGTCTGTCAAGCCTTTGGTGGGCCAGGGCTCGTTCGGCGGCTGGACATTCccttgctcgacccataccagaaGGACGCTGAGACATCTGTGGGGCGCATCTCAACATTCTCCTTCAGTCAGGAGCTGACCTTTGATGTGTATGTCCAGTACATGGAGTATATGGGTTTTGTCAAAGCCATGGACTCTCTGCGTGGCATGAagctcatgctgaagacgcctgagGGACGTGCCTTCACTGCCAACATCAAA GTAGATTTTGACCGGTCAAGGCACCTGAGCGAAGAGAGCATCCAGAGACGACAGCAGGAAAGACTCAAGATCGAAGCTCTCGAAAGGGAGCGGGAGGAGCGAGTGCTGCGGGAACGCCTGGAAGAAGAGCAAATGCGAGAGGCTGAAAG GCGACGCCAGCGTGAGGAAGAGGAACAACGGGAACGCAGGCGGGAGGAAAAGCAGCGTCGTCGTGAGGAGCGTAAGAGgcgcgaggaggaggaggaagcaaggaaaagaaaagaagaggaggatgCAAAAAGGAAAAAGGAGGAGGCATCCAGGAAAaagaaggaggaagaagaggcaaTGAAAAAGAAGGAAGATGAATCCAAGAAGAGAAGGGATGAAGAAGAGAGCATGAAAAG GTACCAAGAGGAGCTGAGGAACAAGTGGGAGGAGGAAGAAGCTAGGCGTAAGAGAGAAGAGGAGATGAGGAGGAAGAAGGAGGAGATCAGGAAGGAAGAGGAAAGCCTGAGACGGAAGAAGGTTGAAGCAGAGCTTAAAAGGCACAAGAGTAGCGACCGCAAGAGGAGCGGCGAGCGCAAGAAATCCAAGCGCAAGCGAAGAAACAAGGAGGAAAACTCTTCGTCCGACGTAGATGAGCGGAAAAGGCGGTCAAGCGAGCAGAAGCTGACTGAACACAAACGGCTTGCTGAACGGCAGCGCATGATGGAAGAGCAGCAGTGGTTCATCGAAAAACAGCATCTTGTGGAACAGCAGCGCATTGCTGAGCAGCAACGGCTCACTGAACAGATGTGGCATGCTGAACAACAACGCCTTATCGACCAGGAAAGACTCGACGAGCAGAAGCGTCTGGCCGAAGAGCAACGCATCATGGAGCAGGAGACGCTTGCCAAGCTTGAGCGAATAGCCGAACAGGGGAGTGTTGCTGGACAGCACCGAATAGCTGAACAGCCGTTAATTTCAGAGCAGCTGCAAGTTGTGAAGAGTGATTCTATTGCGGAAGACCTGTGTATCTTTGACGTGGAGCAAGTTGCCGATGAAGAGCGTATTGCCGAGCAGCATCGTTTGGAGCTAGAGTCTCAAGAAAGACAGCAGGAGTGTGCTGCGGAGGCAACACGCAAACTCCAGGCAACCCATTTGCTTCAGGAACTTTTTGATCTTGTTCGG GCACAGAaacaaaaggaggaggaggaaaagaaaaatgctgAAGCTGAGGAAGAAGAAAGCAAGCTTCGTGAGCACCTTCTGCGACAAGAGCAGCTGCTGCGCGAGAAGTTGCTGCGGAATCTGGAAGCCAAGAAGCGTCAGAAGGCACTCGAGGCCAAAGTGCAATCTGGCAAGAATTCAACCGTCCTCATTCGGGCAAGCCAAAGCTGA